The window GTCCCAGGCCAGGTCCAGGTGGGTCCGGGCGGCTTCGAAGCGCTGCAGCTTCAGATAGTCGGCGGCCAGGTTGAGGTGCAGGGAGGGGAAGAACGTCCGGACCGCCGACGCGTCCCGCCACCCTTGGGGAACACCGCTCCCCTCGCTCCCGGCGGCCCCCTTCACGGGACCGTGCGCCATCCCCTCGGCGGCGGTCAGTGCCCGCAGATCCCAGGCCAGCTCGTCACCGGGGTCGTCCTGCGTGTCGGCCATGTAGTGGGCGAGAGTGCAGCGGTGCAGGGCGTCTCCGCACTCCCCGAGCTCCGACCAGAGGGCGCCGAAGCGGTTGCGCGCCTCTTCCCTGTCCCCCGCGTGGAGCAGCATGATCGCCTGGCCGATCCTGGTCATGACGGGGTCCGCCCGCACGTCCCGCTGCTCCACGTCAGAGGTCTCCCTGGTCCGCGTCCGGCCTGATCCGGTCGGTCGAACGCTAACCGCAGCCGCGCGCAATACCGCTCAGGCGCGGGCCCGAGCCGCCGGCCGGGTCGCCTGAAGGCCCAGGTCAGGGATGCGCCAGTCGATGGCCTCGTGCCCCTGCGCGGCGACGGCCTCGTCGATCTGCGTGAAGGGACGGGACCCGAACCACTTCTTGGCCGAGAGCGGCGAGGGGTGCGCGCCCTTCACCACCACGTGGCGCTCCTGGTCGATCAGGGGGATCTTCTTCTGCGCGTAGTTGCCCCAGAGGACGAAGACGGCCGGGTCGGGCCGCTCGGCCACCGCGCGGATCACCGCGTCGGTGAACTTCTCCCAGCCTTTGGACTTGTGCGAGTTCGCCTCGCCGCCGCGGACCGTCAGCACCGCGTTGAGCAGGAGCACGCCCTGCTCGGCCCACGGCATGAGGTAGCCGTTGTCCGGGACGGGCAGGCCGAGCTCGTCGTTCATCTCCTTGTAGATGTTGCGGAGCGAGGGGGGTGTCCTGACGCCCGGCCGCACCGAGAAGCACAGCCCGTGCCCCTGGCCCTCGCCGTGGTACGGGTCCTGCCCGAGGACCAGCACCTTGACCCGGTCGTACGGTGTGGCCTCCAGGGCGGCGAAGACCTGGTCCCGCGGCGGATACACCGGCCCGCCGGCCCGCTCCTCCTCGACGAAGTCCATGAGCTCCTTGAAGTAGGGCTTCTGCAGCTCTTCGCCGAGGACGCCGCGCCAGGACTCGGGCAGCAGGTCGGTGTCGGTCACGTGCACAACCTCCGGTAAGCGATCCGTTCTTGACCTCAGAACCTACCGGGGAGCACTGACAGGCGGCCTGCCGCGCCCGCTGCCCGCCCTCCTACCAGCTGGTCTTGCGGAACAGCTCCCACATCTGCATGACGGTCTGCGGGTCGAGCGCGCGCTCGCCGCCGCCGATGTCCTCGCCCGCCGCGACGTAGAGCTTGCCCTGCCACAGCGGGAGCAGCCGGACGTCCTCCACGAGGATCTCCTGGGCCCGCTTGAACTGCTTCGAGACGGAACCGCGGTTGCTCTCCCTGCGTGAGGACGGCAGCAGTTCCCGGGTGATCTCGTCGGTCACGTAGGGGGTGCCGGTGACGCTGTCCCGTCCCACGAACGGGGCGATGAAGTTGTCCGGGTCCGGGAAGTCGGGGAACCAGCCCCGCCCGAAGACCGGGTAGTCGCCCTTGGTGAACCCCTTCTGGAAGGTGGTCCAGGGCGCGCTCCGCAGCGTGACCCGGAACAGGCCGGACGCCTCGAGCTGCCGCTTGAGCTCGGCGAACTCGGGGGCGGTGGAGGAGCCGTAGCGGTCCGTGGTGAACCACAGGGTCAGCTCGACCGGCTCGGTGATGCCCGCGTCGGTGAGGATCTTCTCGGCCTTGGCCGGGTTCGGGTCGCCGAAGGAGTCGAAGAAGCTCGTGGTGTGCCCGGCGATGCCCTTGGGGACCATGGAGTAGAGCGGTTCTGCGGTGCCCCGGTAGACCTTGGCGACGAGGGCGTCGCGGTCCACGAGCTGCGCGATCGCCCGCCGGACGGGGAGCTTCCCGACGGCCCGATCCTTGGGGTTGAACACCAGGAAGCGGATGTCCGCGCCGACCGTCTCGACGATCTGGAGCCCGTCGTTGTCCTTCTTGTTGTCCTCGAGGCCGACGACCTCCTCGGCGGTCAGACCGCGGTAGGTGGCGTCGATCTCCTTGTCCTTCAGTGCCTCCACCATGGGCGTGGAGTCCTTGAAGTAGCGAATCGTGACGGCGGTGTTCTTACGGTCGGCGAAGCCCTTGTAGCCGGGGTTCTTCGTCAGCTCGGCCTTGTTGCCCGGCTCGTACGACTCCAGGACGTACGGCCCCGATCCGGTGACCTTCCCGTCGTCGCGGATCCTGTCGGCGGGGTAGTCGCCGGGCGCGACGATCGACATCGCGGGGGTGGCGAGGATGAAGGGGAAGGTCGCGTCCGCCTTGCCGAGGCGGAAGACGACGGTGTCGTCGCCCTTGGTCTCCACCCGGTCGAGCGAACCGAGCAGACCGGCCGGGCCGCCCTTCACCTTGATCTTTTTGATACGATCGATCGAGTACTTGACGGCGTTCGCGTCGATCTTCTCGCCGTTGGAGAATTTAAGGCCGGGCTTCAGGGTGCAGCTGTAGGCCATGCTGGTGGCATCGGTGAATGCGCACGACTTCGCCGCGTCCGGCTCCGGGCTGGTGCTGCCGGTCGGGAAGCTGACGAGGGTCTGGAAGACGTTCCGCATCAGCTCCCAGGAACCGTCCCAGGCCGCCGCCGGATCGAGGGTCGAGGGCGAGCTCGTCGTCCCGACCGATATCTGCTGGTCCGTCTCGGAACCGCTGTCCGACAGCAGGCCGCAACCGGCGAGAACGGACAGGGAAGCTACGGCCGCAGTGGCCTGCAGACTGGCCCGGTAGAACACGTGCACGCTCCTCGATCGGCCTTGGGGTCGGCAGACCATACCGCAGCGCCCCGCCGGGTCAATCCGCTGACCCGGCGGGGCACTTGAGTCATTTCAGGGCGAAACCGTTCCAGGCCTGCGTCAGGCCACGCCGGCGTTCAGGAAAATGCCGCCGTCGACCACGAGTGTCTGACCCGTGACCCAGTCGGACTGCGCGGACGTGAGGAACGCGGCGGCTCCGCCGATGTCCTCGGGCACACCGAGCCGGCCCAGCGGGTACGCGGCCGCCGCCTCCGCCTCCCGGCCCTCGTAGAGCGCCTGGGCGAACTTGGTCTTCACCACGGCCGGGGCGATCGCGTTGACCCGTACGACCGGTGCGAACTCGTGCGCCAGCTGCAGGGTCAGGTTGACCATGGCCGCCTTGCTCATCCCGTAGGCGCCGATGAACGGCGACGCGGAGACACCGGCGACGGAGGCGATGTTGACGATGGCGCCTCCGTTGTCCTTCTGCCAGGCCTTCCAGGTCTGCTGGGCGAAGCCGAGCGCCGAGATGACGTTCGTCTCGTAGACCTTGCGTGCGACACCGAGGTCGAGCTCGGCCATCGGCCCGAACACGGGGTTCGTACCGGCGTTGTTGACCAGGAAGTCGACCCGGCCGAACGCCTCCATGGCACGCTCGACGGCCGCCGCCTGGTGCGCCTCGTCGTGCGCCTTGCCCGCGACGCCGACCGCCCGGTCGGCGCCGAGCTTCTCGACGGCCTCCTTCAGCGCGTCCTCGCCGCGTCCGGTGATGACGACCCGGTCACCCCGGGCGACGAACGCCTCGGCGACGCCGTAGCCGATGCCCCGGCTCGCGCCCGTGATGAGCGCGACCTTGCCACTGTCCTGCACAGTCATGGTGTCCGTTGCCCTTCCGGGATCAGTTGAGCGGTCCGCCGGCGACGTACATGACCTGCCCGGACACGAAGCCCGCGGCGTCGCCCGTGAAGAACGCGATGGCGTTGGCGATGTCCTCGGGGTGCCCCACACGCTGGACGGGGATCTGCGTGGCGGCGGCGGCCTGGAACTCCTCGAAGCCCATGCCGACCCGGGCCGCGGTCTGCGCGGTCATCTCGGTGACGATGAAGCCCGGCGCGACGGCGTTGGCCGTGACGCCGAACTTGCCGAGCTCCTTGGCGAGCGTCTTGGTGAAGCCCTGGAGACCGGCCTTGACCGCGGAGTAGTTGGCCTGGCCGCGGTTGCCCAGCGCCGACGAGGAGGACAGCGAGACGATCCGGCCGAACTTGGCCTCCACCATGTGCGCCTGGACGGCCTTCGCCATCAGGAACGCGCCTTTGAGGTGCACGTTCATCACGAGGTCCCAGTCGGACTCGCTCATCTTGAAGAGCAGGTTGTCGCGGAGCACACCCGCGTTGTTCACCAGGATCGTCGGGGCGCCGAGCTCGGCGGCCACGCGCGCGACCGCGGCCTCGACCTGCGCGCTGTCCGACACATCGCATCCGACGGCGAGGGCCTTGCCCCCGGCGTCGGTGATCTTCTCGACCGTGTCCTTGCACGCGGCCTCGTCGAGGTCGAGTACGGCGACGGCGCGGCCCTCGGCCGCCAGGCGTACGGCGGTGGCGGCGCCGATGCCCCGCGCCGCTCCCGTCACGATGGCGACGCGCTGCTCGGTGGTGGACATGCTTGGTTCTCCTCGCCCTTGGATCGCGGCTCAGCGGACGTCAGGAAGTTCCCGATGACTGAGCAACCGCTTAGTACCTTCAGCAGACGAGACGCTAGAAGCCCTGGCACCCGGTGTCAACGGCACACGGGGGCACGGGCGCATGTCACACCGGACGGCGCTGCGGCCGTCCGGCTCGCCCGGGGCGGCTCCCGGCGCGGGTCAGCGCACCAGCAGGTCGAGCAGCCGCTCCACCTCGGCCGCCGGGTCCGTGGTCAGACCGCTGTGCACGACACCCGGCTGGACGACCGTGGAACGCGGCGCGATGAGCCAGCGGAAGCGGCGTCCGGCGTCGTCCTCGGCCGCCTGACCCGCCGCCCGGCCGCCCCCGCAGACCCCCTCCACCGCACGCAGGGCGGCCCGCACGCCGACCACGTCGGCCTTCGGGTCGAGCGCCCTGAGCTTGTCCTCGTCCAGGAGCGTCCGCGCCGCCACGAAGGACTTGGCCCGGCAGTACACCAGCACCCCCGCGTTGAAGCACTCGCCGCGCTCGACGCGCGGGACGACCCGCAGGACCGCGTACTCGAAGACATCGCGCTGACTCATCGGCCGCCGTCCTTGCTGTCTCGTCCTGCGGCCGCCTGTGCGTCGCGGTCCTTCTTCGTGGGATGCGGCCACGGGGCCGCGGGTTCGGTGAGCCAGCCCGGGGCCCGGGAGGGCTGCGCCGGGGTCGGCTCCCCCACGGTGATCCGCTCGTGGATGCCGGCGGCCCGGGCCAGCAGCGGCTCCGCGTAGGCGCGTCGCAGCAGATCCGTCATGTCGAAACCGGGCTCGCCGGCCAGCCATTCGTCGGGGACCTGCGCGATCACCTCGGTGAGCAGTCCCTCCGTGACGAGCGGCGCGAGCTCGGCGGCGGCGGCCGCGATGTCCGGGGCGAAGCCGGCCAGGACGTGGTCGGAGGCGTTGTACGGCTTGGCCGCGGAGGCCTGCGCGCCCGGCCAGTTGTGGTGCCAGATCATGGTGGCGCCGTGGTCGATGAGCCACACGTCGCCGTGCCAGACGAGCATGTTGGGGTTGCGCCACGACCGGTCGACGTTGTTGATCAACGCGTCGAACCACACGATGCGGCCCGCCTCGACCGGGTCCACCTCGTAGGCGAGCGGGTCGAAACCCAGCGAGCCGGGGAGGTAGTCCATCCCGAGGTTGAGACCGCCACTGGCCTTGAGGAGTTCCTGGACCTCCTGGTCCGGCTCGGCGAGCCCGATGACGGGGTCGAGCTGGATGGTCACCAGCTCGGGCACGCGCAGCCCCAGCCGCCTGCCGAGCTCCCCGCAGATGACCTCGGCGACCAGGGTCTTGCGGCCCTGGCCCGCTCCGGTGAACTTCATGACGTACGTGCCCAGGTCGTCGGCCTCGACGATGCCGGGGAGCGAGCCGCCCTCCCGCAGGGGTGTCACGTAGCGGGTCGCGGTGACTTCTTTCAGCATTTCCCCAGGTTATACGGCGTGGTTCCCTTCATACGGCGCGGTTCCCCGAGGAGGTCGCCGGGGACCGGTGGCCTGTCCGCGGGGCGTCGTCGAGGGGCGCCCTCAGGCACTCAGCACCTCGAATGCCGCCTCCGCGGCGTCCTTGAGCCTGCCGATCGCCTCGCCGAGCCGCTGCTCGTACCGGCCGCGCGCCGCGGCGGCCACCGGCACCGGCAGGTCGGCCACCTCGATGATGGCGGCCTCGATCCCGGCGATCTGCGGCAGCTTCTTGTTGACCTTGGCCAGGCGCGTGAACGCGGGGCGGAGGCGACGGATCGCGGCCACGTCGGCCGGCGTGACGCTCCGGTCCGTGCAGTCGTCGAGGATCTCCTGCAGCGCCAGGACCTGGGCCCGCGCACGGTCCGCCTTGTTGTTGTACGACGTCCTGATTCCCAGGACCGCGCTGAGGCCCACACCGAGCACGGCGGCTCCGGCAGCCACCCAACTGGCCACGCTGCCCGGGTCGGCGGACGCGGTGGCGACGACGGCAAGCGCTTCGCTGGATATGCCAATAGGAATAGCGGTACCCATTAGTCTGTTCTCCGTGTAGAGCCGGACGTCGCCCCAACTGCCTGCAACGGAAAGGGGCGTCGCGGTTTGAGGGAAGGCCGCTCGTGCGCGCCAACGCATGAGCAGGCGCTTAGAACTGTGGCCCCGAAGAACTCACTCTCCGGGGCCACAGTCGTGCGTGATCGGGGCGCAATCCGCCCGGCGCACAAGTGGAACGTGGGGACGACCGTTCATCAACACCTCCTTGAGGGGATCCGCGTCGGCACCCCGCACCGCGCGCGTTCCGGTGGCGCACTTCCGCGAAGTGCTCCCGGTGCCGTCGGCGAGGTGCGCCACGCGCCGGTCACCCGACTCTACTGGGCCCGGGCACCCGGTCAGCGACCTGGGATCCGCTCATACGGCAACGCATATGAGGGACGGTCAGCTCGCATTCGTAGACATCCGACAGTGGCCCCGCGCGATTTTTGTGGTGGCCGGAACGCGCCTTCTGTTCGAGCCGCGCTCCCTGCCCGCCCAGGCCATCGCGCTCATCCGGGAATGCCCTGCTCAGACGTGCGGCGGGTGAGGCGGACGCGTCAGGACCGTATACGGCGGGTGTGTCGCGGATGGCGGCGGACCGAAGAGGGGGCACCGTGCGAAGTGTGACCCGCATCACGGCGCGCGCCGGATGGGCGGCGCCACCCGTTCGTGCGACGCGTGCGCATACGGGATCTCGTAGACCGTCGGACCGGTGGAACGCCTCTTGCGAGGCCACGTACGGGACCGCCGACGGGACCACACGGCAACGGCTCGGCCGCCCCCGGGTACGGGGCGGCCGAGCCGCGTGGCCTCTCGTCGCGCTGTCCGGTCCGGGGCCCCGGTCTGCCGGTGCCGTTCCCCGGGACAGCCCTCAGGCCCCGGTCCCCGCCCTCCGTGGTGCGGGCAGGAAGCCCGTGCGCTGGAAGTGGGCCAGGTAGCGGGCCAGGATCTCGTCGCTCAGGTGCGGCAGGTGGATACCGAGGGCGGCGGCTGCCTTCGCCGTCCTGCTCGAGTCGAAGTGCCGGCGGTCCGAGGTCTCCTGAGGGGACCGGTCCTCACCGAGGAACAGCTGCGCCGCGTTGTCGTGCTGCGCGGCGACGCGGGCGTGCCACGACTCCGCCGGGACGGTCGCCAGTTCGTGGCCGAGGAGGGCCGCCGTGCCGAACACGCGGTCCAGGCCCGGTGCGTCGGGGTTGGTGAAGTGGTACGTGCCCGTGTCTCCCGGGCCCGACAGGGTGAGCGCCACGACCGCCGCGCTGACGTAGTCGACGGGCACCCAGTCGGTCGTCCCGTGGGGCAGGTCCGGTACGGCTTCCGCCTGGAGACAGCCCTTGATGAGCTGCCACAGCAGGTCGCGGTCCTGGCAGGCGCCGGTGGTGGTGTCGCCGCTGATGCGGCCGGGCCGGTGGACGGTCACGGGCAGGCCGCGTTCACGGGCCAGGCCGACGATCCCCTCGGCGACCCACTTGCTCCGCGCGTATCCCCCGGTCAGCCCGGAGGCGGAGCCCACCGGCGTCGACTCCGTGATGACGACGGGGCCGGGCGCCGGGGCGAAGACGCTCGTGGTCGAGATGTAGTGCATCCCGGGTGAGTCGGAGTCCGCGAGCAGGCGCAGCAGTTCCTCGGTGCCGGCCACGTTGGGTGCGCGCAGAT is drawn from Streptomyces sp. NBC_00178 and contains these coding sequences:
- a CDS encoding SDR family oxidoreductase yields the protein MTVQDSGKVALITGASRGIGYGVAEAFVARGDRVVITGRGEDALKEAVEKLGADRAVGVAGKAHDEAHQAAAVERAMEAFGRVDFLVNNAGTNPVFGPMAELDLGVARKVYETNVISALGFAQQTWKAWQKDNGGAIVNIASVAGVSASPFIGAYGMSKAAMVNLTLQLAHEFAPVVRVNAIAPAVVKTKFAQALYEGREAEAAAAYPLGRLGVPEDIGGAAAFLTSAQSDWVTGQTLVVDGGIFLNAGVA
- a CDS encoding HipA family kinase; protein product: MLKEVTATRYVTPLREGGSLPGIVEADDLGTYVMKFTGAGQGRKTLVAEVICGELGRRLGLRVPELVTIQLDPVIGLAEPDQEVQELLKASGGLNLGMDYLPGSLGFDPLAYEVDPVEAGRIVWFDALINNVDRSWRNPNMLVWHGDVWLIDHGATMIWHHNWPGAQASAAKPYNASDHVLAGFAPDIAAAAAELAPLVTEGLLTEVIAQVPDEWLAGEPGFDMTDLLRRAYAEPLLARAAGIHERITVGEPTPAQPSRAPGWLTEPAAPWPHPTKKDRDAQAAAGRDSKDGGR
- a CDS encoding DUF3037 domain-containing protein; translation: MSQRDVFEYAVLRVVPRVERGECFNAGVLVYCRAKSFVAARTLLDEDKLRALDPKADVVGVRAALRAVEGVCGGGRAAGQAAEDDAGRRFRWLIAPRSTVVQPGVVHSGLTTDPAAEVERLLDLLVR
- the fabG gene encoding 3-oxoacyl-ACP reductase FabG, with the protein product MSTTEQRVAIVTGAARGIGAATAVRLAAEGRAVAVLDLDEAACKDTVEKITDAGGKALAVGCDVSDSAQVEAAVARVAAELGAPTILVNNAGVLRDNLLFKMSESDWDLVMNVHLKGAFLMAKAVQAHMVEAKFGRIVSLSSSSALGNRGQANYSAVKAGLQGFTKTLAKELGKFGVTANAVAPGFIVTEMTAQTAARVGMGFEEFQAAAATQIPVQRVGHPEDIANAIAFFTGDAAGFVSGQVMYVAGGPLN
- a CDS encoding ABC transporter substrate-binding protein encodes the protein MFYRASLQATAAVASLSVLAGCGLLSDSGSETDQQISVGTTSSPSTLDPAAAWDGSWELMRNVFQTLVSFPTGSTSPEPDAAKSCAFTDATSMAYSCTLKPGLKFSNGEKIDANAVKYSIDRIKKIKVKGGPAGLLGSLDRVETKGDDTVVFRLGKADATFPFILATPAMSIVAPGDYPADRIRDDGKVTGSGPYVLESYEPGNKAELTKNPGYKGFADRKNTAVTIRYFKDSTPMVEALKDKEIDATYRGLTAEEVVGLEDNKKDNDGLQIVETVGADIRFLVFNPKDRAVGKLPVRRAIAQLVDRDALVAKVYRGTAEPLYSMVPKGIAGHTTSFFDSFGDPNPAKAEKILTDAGITEPVELTLWFTTDRYGSSTAPEFAELKRQLEASGLFRVTLRSAPWTTFQKGFTKGDYPVFGRGWFPDFPDPDNFIAPFVGRDSVTGTPYVTDEITRELLPSSRRESNRGSVSKQFKRAQEILVEDVRLLPLWQGKLYVAAGEDIGGGERALDPQTVMQMWELFRKTSW
- the ung gene encoding uracil-DNA glycosylase — its product is MTDTDLLPESWRGVLGEELQKPYFKELMDFVEEERAGGPVYPPRDQVFAALEATPYDRVKVLVLGQDPYHGEGQGHGLCFSVRPGVRTPPSLRNIYKEMNDELGLPVPDNGYLMPWAEQGVLLLNAVLTVRGGEANSHKSKGWEKFTDAVIRAVAERPDPAVFVLWGNYAQKKIPLIDQERHVVVKGAHPSPLSAKKWFGSRPFTQIDEAVAAQGHEAIDWRIPDLGLQATRPAARARA